GGCTCTGCTCGGGCTCGGCGCCGCGGGCATCGCGATCGCCTTCCCGCCGCAGCCGGCTGAAGCTGCAGATGGCGTGAGCGCATGACCGGCGGTCCCAAGCTGCGGGGCCGGCCCATCGCGCGAAATCCATTTGCGGGACGATGGCGAATGTGGAACTCTGAGCCAAGACGCCGCATCTGAATGGCCGGCTCCATGCCGGCGCGATCCGTGGTCCGGAGGGCATCACAGTGGCCGCAGGCTGGAAGCCGACGGCGGTCACTACGACTGCATCCAGGCGCTGGTGCGACACCCTCAGATCGATATCGACGCGCGCGCCGACTACAATGGCCGCACGGCGTTGATCGAAGCGGCAGGGAACTGGCATCTCGATGCCGTCACGCTCCTGGTCGAGCATGGCGCGGACGTCAATGCGGCCGACAAGACAGGGCGAAACAGCGCCCTCATCGAAGCCATCAAGGGGCGGCACTTCGCGGTTGCGCAGTATCTGCTCGATACCGGGAAGGTGAACTTCCTCAACAAGGACATGCGGCTCAACGCGCTGATCTGGGCCGGCAGCGCCCGCAACGCCGAACTCATCGAGCAGCTGGACGCAGCGATCCACAGCTTCTTCGAAGGCAAGTGAACCGCAGCCGTCGGCCTTGGACCGTCAGGCAGGAGCCACCCCTTCGAGGGCGATGATGCGTGTGTGGGCGCAGCGGAAACGGATTTGCTTCAGCCTCTCATACTCCGGTGAGTCGTACCACGCGGTGATCGCGGCCATGTCGGGAAACTCGATTATGACCAGGCGGTGCGGCTCCCAGTCGCCCTCGAGCACTCGCGTCGTGCCGCCGCGCGCGAGATAATGCCCGCCATAGCGAGCCTCGGTTGCCGGCACCTCCCGCCGGTACTCGTCGAACATGGCCATGTCAGTGACATCGACGTCTGCAATCAGATAAGCGGCCATCGAGCTCTCCCTCTCAGATCGTCTTCCACATCATCACGATCGGCACCGGCGCGCCGCCGGTGTCGTCGAAGATCCTCTTGCCCGGCTGGTAGCCGCATGCCCGGTAGAGCGGCTCTCCGGCCATAGTCGCGCCGAGCTCGACACGCCGGAAGCCTTCCTTCCGCGTTCCTCGCAAAGGGACAGGATGAGGCGGCCAACGCCGCGCCGCACGAAATCGGGATGCGTGTACATCGCCCTGACGCGCGCGGCGTCCCTGGCGGGATCGAGCAATGCCGCGCTGCGCCCGGGCGTCTTGTCGCCGCCGTACATGGTCGAGCGCCTGCTCCAGCCACCGCAGCCGGCGAGCGCTCCCGCGCAGGTCACGACAAAGTAGGTTCCGTCATCGATGAGCTGGGTGTCGAGGCCCATGATGGCGCGGCTGGATTCGATCTGGGCGTCATCGAGGAAGGGTTTTTGCAGCTCGGCGATCGCCAGCCCCATCAGCGCCGAAATCCGTTCGATGTCGTCGCGGGTCGCTGTCCGGTACTGCAACTCCTGGCCGGCCATTCGCGGAATGCCAAGCTCCTTTGGAAAGGGGCTATGTTATATTAGCATCCACTCAAATCAATGCCGAGCGGAGCCACGCGTTGGCTAGCGCGAAAATCCATTTGCCCGATGCCGGTTACTGTGGAACCTTCAGCCGGGGAAGCCGCAAACTGATAACTGCCGGCCTGCTGCCGGTACGAACCATGTTCCGGGGAACATTGCAGTGACGGCAAGCTTGGAAGCCGAAGACGCCAGAAATTGGTCCGACCTGCTGGTCGCAGCCGAGAAAGGCGACGCCGAGACCGTACGTGCCGAACTCGCGGCGGGGGCGGACATCAACCAGACCGACGAAGGCGGCTGGTCTGCGCTGCATCTTGCCGCCCACAATGCCCGCATGGCAGTGCTCGAAGCCTTGATCGCGCGGCCGGCGATCGACGTCAATTCCAGGAACAAATGGAAGAGCACGCCTTTGAGCCTGGCCGCGGCCAAGGGTCACTACGACTGCATCCAGGCGCTGGTGCGACACCCTCAGATCGATATCGACGCGCGCGCCGACTATTATGGCCGCACGGCGTTGATCGAAGCGGCACGGAACGGGCATCTCGATGCCGTCACGCTGCTGGTCGAGCATGGCGCGGACGTCAATGCGGCCGACAAGACAGGGCGAAACAGCGCCCTCATCGAAGCCATCAAGGGGCGGCACTTCGCGGTTGCGCAGTATCTGCTCGAGACCAGGAAGGTGAACTTCCTCAACAAGGACATGCGGCTCAACGCGCTGATCTGGGCCGGCAGCACCCGCAACGCCGAACTCATCGAGCAGCTGGACGAAGCGATCCACAGGTTCTTCGAAGGCAAGTGAACCGCAGCCGTCAGCCTTGGACCGTCAGGCAGGAGCCACTCCTTCGAGGGCGATGATGCGTGTGTGGGCGCAGCGGAAACGGATTTGCTTCAGCCTCTCATACTCCGGCGAGTCGTACCACGCGGTGATCGCGGCCATGTCGGGAAACTCGATAATGACCAGACGGTGCGGCTCCCAGTCGCCTTCAAGCACCCGCGTCGCACCGCCCCGCGCCAGATAGTGCCCGCCATAGCGGGCCTCGGTCGCCGGGACTTCGCGTCTGTACTCGTCGAACATGGCCATGTCGGTGATATCGACATCGGCAATCAGATAGGCGGCCATCGTCGTTCTCCCGTTCTGATCGTTCCTTCCCAGTATATATTAGCAAATAATCATATATATGCTTCAACCCCGCGCCGCCACTCTCTTCTCAACCACCCAGCGGTGCTTACCGATCTGGCGATTGCGGCTGAAACCTTGGCGCTCGAACATCGCCAGCGTGCCGTTGTGCAGGAAGGCGCCGGCGACGGTGCGCCCTTGTGCGTCCTCAGGATAGCTTTCCACCGTGCCACCGCCGAGACGACCGATCTCGGCCAGTGCGCCGGCAAGGGCTGCCGCGGCCACGCCCTTGCCGCGAAAGGCCTTGTCGGAGAAGAAGCAGGTGATGCGCCAGTCGGGCAACACCGCCTGCCCATCCTCGTATGCGCGCCGGTGCTTGATGCGCGGCAGTTCGCCGGTCGGCCCGAACTGGCACCAGCCGACACAAGCCGAACCATCGAAGACGAGCGCGGCATGCGTGCTGCCTTCGCGCACCCGCGCCTCCTTTGCCTCGCGATTGCCCACCGCGCCCGAACCCTTGGCGTGGAACGCCATGCACCAGCAGCCGCACCAAACGCCATTGTGCCGCTCGACCAGCGCGGCAAAATCCGGCCAGGTGGCCATGTCGAGAGGTTTTGTGCTGAAGCTCATCAACGCCTCCTTGCGCAGCAAGATAACCGATCCAGGCCGACTTTGAAGCGAGGGCTCTCCCTTCACCCGGTCCCCGCCCCCGTGCGCACGGCCTCGCGCTCACTCTCGTCGCGTTGCACCCGCTCGTCGGAGATCAGCACCACCGGACACGGGCCGCGCCGCAGGACGGCCGTCGTCGTCTCGCCGAAGATGAGTTCCTCGCCCTGCCGCCGCGATACGCCCATGACGATCAGCGACACGTTGCGGCCGGCCTGGCGGGCGATGGCGTCGGCGGCCGCGGCCCGGCTTCTGATGGCGGTCTCGATCTCGACGCCGTAGCGGTCTGCGAGCGCGACGATGTCCTTCAAAACCGCCTCGCGGCGGCGATGCGAGACGGTGTCGCGCGGCTCGTCGCGGCCGCCGCGCGCGACATAGAGCATCTTGACCGGCGCGCCGGTAACCGCCGCTATCGCGAGCGCCAGCTCGGCGCCCCGGCGGGCAACCGCCGTGCCGTTGACCGGCACCAGTATCTTGCCCGATCCGGGATCGAGTTTCGGCATCTGGCGACCGGCGCTCGCCGGCTTCAGCACCAGGCAGAGCGGCCCGTCGAAGGCGCCGGCGACTTCGTTCAGCCGGTGCGAGAAGCCGCCCTTGGCAGTGACGGCGCGGCCGAGGCCGACAAGCAGCATGCCGTAGCCCTTGCGCGCCTCGCTGGCGACCGCCTCGGCGGAAAGCACCTCATGCTGGCGGCGGGTGACCGGCGCTTCGCGCATCGGCTCCTCGTCGCCCTCCCTTGTCGCCTCGCGGCTGTCCTCGGCGCCCTTCTCGATTTCCTCCAGATGCAGGCCCTCGGTCGGCTCGGCATCGGTCTCGCCGCTCGAATGCAGCACCGTCGTCGGCTTGCCGGCGCCGATGACGCCGGCAAGGTAGGCGGCGAAGCGGCCGACGACGCCCTCGTCGACCACGACCAGAAGCCGCTCCAGATTGGCGACGAAGCCGCGCTGATCGATCTCCTCGCGCTCCAGGCGCTTCTTCTCCTTCTCGCCGATCGGCAGGCGCCGCAGCGCCCAGCGCAAGGTCGGCGGCATCGCCAGCGTGGTGATGACGGCCATGGTGAGGATCATGGTAAAGAGGTTGTGCGAGAGCACGCCCATCGACAGGCCGATCGAGGCGACGATGACCTCCGTGGAACCCCGCGCGTTCATGCCGCAGCCGACCGCGATGCCTTCGGCGCGGCTCATGCCGGCCACCTCGGCGCCGATGAAAGCGCCGCCGAACTTGCCGATCGAGGCGATCACCACCAGAGCCACGGTGAGCAGCGCCAGTTGCGGATCGACCAGCACGGTGAGATCGGCCGACAGGCCGGCGACGCCGAAGAACACCGGCATGAAAAGCGCCGTGATAATTCCTCGCAGCTGCCCTTCGATGTGGCGAGACAGGATCGGCGATTCACCCACCAATATGCCGGCAACGAAAGCGCCGAGCACGGTGTGCACGCCGATCAGGTCGGTGATCAGGGCCATCACCCCCATAATGGCGAGGATGACGGTGACCACCGCATATTCCGAGCGGAAGGTGTCGTTGGTCCAGCGGATGGCGTCGAAGACGATGCGGCGGCCCAGCGTGAAGGAAAACGCCATGAAGAGGGCGACGCCGGCGACGGTGAAGGCCAGGCTGGCGATCTCGATCCGCCCCTTGGTGGCGATGCCGATGGTGATGGCGACGACCACCCAGCCGATCGTGTCCTCGATGATCGCCGAGGAGACGATGATCTGGCCGAGGTCGCGGCGCATGAAGTTCATGTCGCGCACCACCATGGCGACGATCTTGACCGAGGAGATGGAGAGCGCAGTGCCGAGGAACAGCCCGGCGACGATGCGCTCGCCGCCGGCGGCGAGCAGTGTCTCGGGCATGAACTGGGCAGCGATGAAACCGAGCGCGAAGGGCACGGCAACGCCGGCGGCCGAGATGGAAAAGCAGGCGCGGCCGACCCGGCGCACGAGCCTCAGATCCGTCTCCATGCCGGTGAGCAGAAGCAGCATCAGAACGCCGAGCTGAGCGACGGCGTTGATCATCGATTTGTGCGTCGGATCGCCGGCGAAGACCAGCCGCTCGGCCGCCGGCCAGACCCAGCCGAGCAGCGAGGGTCCGAGCAGGATGCCGCCGATCAATTGCCCCATCACCGCCGGCTGTCCCAGCGCTTCCAGCACCTCGCCTATGCCGCGGCCGACAACCAGGAGCAGGATCAGCTCGGCGACGAAGATGCCTTCCGAGGACATGCCGGTCTTCTCGGCGGCGAAGGCGACGGCAGGCATCAAAGCGAGCGCCGCCGCTGCAAGCGCGATCCAGACCGACGGCGACCGGCGCCGATTGAGCATGTTGGACAAGATGCCCCCTCATTTCCTCGCCTGGGCTTAACGGTCTGGCGCGCGGATCGGTTGCACGGCTGATGGGAGCGTTTCCTCGCCCCCGCAAAGCGGGGGAGAGGTGGCTCGGCGAAGCCGAGACGGAGAGGGGAGCGCGGGTTCGACCGGCAAAAGCAGTTCGAAGAGGAGGGCTTCCGCCCTACGAACCCCCTCTCCGTCCGCTTCGCGGACACCTCTCCCCCGCTTTGCGGGGCGAGGAAACGCTCCCTACAATTCTATTCAAATGCCAGCGCCGATTTTTGCTTCGCGGTAAAGCGACTCGACGATGTTGGCGGCCAAGGCGGGGCAATAAGGAGAAGCTAATGAAAAGCGACTTTGCCGCCGCCCACCTGCACCTCGACCGGGCGTGCCATTACCTGCGTGGCGATGATGAAACGAGCCGCGCGGCGCTACAGGCACTCGACCTTGTGATCGACGCGGTGGCGGCGGCCCAGCATGCCAGGCCGGTGGCCGACGTGCTGCCCTTTCCGCGGCGCGCGAATGGCGGCGTTCCGCCGCTTGCATCCTGACTTATCCGCCTGAAAAGGCGGGAACATTTTGGGCCGGCCACACGTTGTGCTATACGGGGTGTGGCCGGCCTGTTTAAGTCGGATACGGCCGGCCATGGCGGCGGGAGGCGCATGGCACGATGTCCCAGACGAAGGCCGCAAAATCCACCGACGCGGCCAGGGCCGCGAAATCCATCGAGGCGAACGCGCCGGCAAGATCAACCGAGAAGGCAGCACCGCCCCGCGCTTCCGACACGCTGGCGCTGAAGCTCAGCTCTCCCGAATTCACCACCACGCTGTCGCATTTCCACCGCGCCGAGATCGCGCGCATGGCGGGCTGGCGCGACAGGCTCGACCGCACCAGCAACTGGGCGATCACCGTGGTGGCGGCGATGCTGTCGGTGTCGCTGTCGACGCCCAGCGCGCATCACGGCGTGCTCTTGTTCGCGATGCTCCTGATCACGCTGCTTTTGTGGATCGAGGCGCGGCGCTACCGTTTCTTCGACGTCTACCGCGCCCGCGTGCGGCAGTTCGAGCGCTACTACTTCGCGCAGATCTTTTCGCCGCAGCCGGATTACGCTTCCAACTGGCTGGCCATCCTGGGCGAAGGCCTGCGCTCGCCGCGTTTCCTGATCACGCAGCGCGCGGCGCTGATACGCCGGCTGCGCCGCAACTACATCTTCATGTACACGATCCTGCTGCTTGCCTGGATCCTCAAGATCACCACGCCGAGCCTGTCGCGCGAAGGCTCGCCGATCGGCTTCGGCGCCTCGCTGGTCGACACGTTCCGGGTGGCGACGCTGGGACCCATCCCTGGCGTCATCGTGGTAAGCGGGGTGGCCGTCTGCTATCTCGCGCTGCTTGCCGCCGCCTTGCTGGTGCGTGCCGATGACGGCGAGCTGTCGGTCGGCGACGTGCATGTGTGAGCGGCTGAACGCCGAACGTTTACCCGGATTCAGCTATGCCTGCCTGCCAGTAAACCACCGTGAAATCGCGTGCGGGGACAACCATCAGGCGCGCCATCATTAGCCGCTTGATAAGCATTTGGTAATAAAACGCGACAGATGAGAGGCTGGCCGCGATTCACGGACAAGACAGCGTTGTCGCCGGTGGGACCTTGCCATGCGCATTAAGAGCCTGATTATCGTCAGCATGGTGAGCGCGGCGGCGCTGATCGGACTGGTTGGCGCTGTCGCCGTCTTCACGCAGCTGAAGGCGGCCAGATATCTGGGACTGAACGAAGCGACCAATGTCGCCCGTGAGCTCGCCGACACCATCGTTTTCAAACCCTACGACGGTGCGCCATCGCTGCTTGATCGACCTGATGCATTAAAGCGGTATCTCGACCAGCAGCACCGCCGCGCGCGGCGCGATTTTATCGTTGTCGACAGCAGCAAGCGGATTGTCGCCCATGCCGCTGACGAGGAGCACATCGCCGGCGAGACATTCGATCACGATCCGGGCAATGAGGTGGGCCTCACGCTGCAAGACGGTGTTCCGCGCCGGTTCGTCGATCCGAACGAAGTGAACGCCATTCTTGCCGTTCCGATCGAGCAGAACGAGGACACGATCGTCGGCGCCGCGCTTCTGGAATATGACCCGGTGCTGACCGCCGCCGAGCAGCGGACCAATGGTCTGCTCTGGCTCGTCGGCCTCAGCACCGCCGCCGCCATGCTGATCGCCGCGGGTTTTGCCTGGGTTCTGCTCAGCCGTTTCGGTTCAGGGCTTAAGGACATGATGCGCGGTATGCAGGCGCTGGCGCAGGGCGACGCCATGACGCGCATAGGCGATGGGCGCAACGACGAGTTCGGGCAGTTGGCAGATGGCTTCAACACGATGGCCGACCAGCTCGCGTCGGCACGGGCGCATATCGAAGACATCGTCGAGACAGCTGCCGAAGGCATCGCGGTGCTCGATGCAGAGGGCCGCATCGCCAGCGTCAACCCCGCCGCAGCGACGATGATCGGCCGGCGCGCCGACAAGATCGTCGGCCTGCAATGGGACGCGGCGCTGACACTGCACGATCCGAAAGGCGCCGAATTCGCCAGTGGGGCGTCCCCCGTCGAGATGGCTCTGGCTACCGGTCGGCAGCAGCAGCGCGAGATACGCCTGGTCAGGCTGGACGGCTCGCAGATCCCAATTATCGCCAGTTGCAGTCCGCTCAGCCGATCTGACGGCGGGCTGGTGCTGACCCTCAACGACATCAGTGAATTGCGCCGCGCCGAAGGGGTCGTCAACGAACGCGCCGACCAACTCGCGATCCTCAATCGCGAGCTGCACGAGAAGTCGGAAACCACGGCCCGCCTGGTCAAGCTTGGTGAACTGCTGCAGGCCTGCGTGACCTTCCCAGAGGCCTTCTCGGTTGTCGGCACGGCGATGACCGAGTTTCTCGGCGGCCTGAGCGGGAGCGTCCACCTGACCAGCGCTTCGCGCAACCTGGTCGAGGAGATGGCGCATTGGGGCGACGTGCGTTCGAGCGTCAATCAATTCGCGCCGGAAGACTGCTGGGCGCTGCGCCGCGGCCAGGAGCATGTCGTCGGTCCGGGCTTGCTCACGCCGCGTTGCGCTCACATCACGGAGAACGGCAACAAGGGCTACGTCTGCATGCCGCTGGCGGCGCAGGGCGAGACGCTAGGCATAATGCATCTGTGCGAACCGAATGCCGCCGAGAAGCCGCAATGGCTGACCGAACGGCAGCAGATCCTGCGCGGCGTCGTCGACACGCTGGCGCTGGCGCTAGCCAATCTGCGCCTTCGCGAAACGCTTAGGCAGCAATCGATCCGCGATCCGAACACCGGCCTGTTCAACCGGCGTTATCTCGAAGAAACCAGCAGCCGGGAACTGAGGCGCATGGAGCGCTCGAGCCAGCCGTTGGCAGTCATCATGCTCGATGTCGACCACTTCAAACAGTTCAACGATACGTTCGGGCACGAGGCCGGTGACCTCGTGCTGAAGCAGGTTGCCGCGACGCTAATCGAGCATGCGCGCGACAGCGATGTCGTATCCCGTTATGGCGGCGAGGAATTTGCCCTGGTCATGCCGGGATGCTCGCTTGAGGAGGGAGCTCAGCGCGCCGAAACGCTCCGCCAGGCGATCAAGCATCTGCATCTGGCGCATCGCGGCCGCACGCTTGGAACAGTGACGGCCTCGTTCGGCGTCGCGGCCTATCCCGAGCATGGCACCGGCTGGGCCGAGATCACCAACGCCGCGGACCACGCGCAATATGACGCGAAGGCCGAGGGTCGCGACAGGGTGGTTGTCGCCAGGAGCACCCCGCCGGGCGAGCGCCCCGCCATCCAGCTGGTGCCCTCCGCGAAAGCCGGCACCGAGGTCAAGGGATGATTCCGCGCTAGCGCCTCTCAGCATTTCAACGAAACGCCGAAACGCTCTATCTATTTGTTTTTACTAAATTTCGGAGGGCTACGGCGAAGTCGCCGAGCCTAACGTTACACACTTTGTCCTGGAGTCGCTCCAGTCTACTGGACTATGCCAAGCGCGGATCGGAACTCCTGCGTTGTGTTGCGGGCGGGATAGGATTCCTCCGGCACGGGAACGCCGAGATGGCTGCAGAGCGGTGCCCAGCCGTCGCCGAGCTTGTGCACCAGCAGCCGTTCCGCCGGCACGGTGTTCAGCACCGCCTCGACATTGTCCCGGTAGACGGCGATGGCATGTGCTCGGTCCTGCGGGCGGCCGCCGAAGACCTGGTTGGCGACGAGCGCGATGCCGAGCGACTCCTGATCCGTGCTGCCGGCGATCGCCGGCAGCAGGGTTTTTTCAAAACTCTCCCACCAGCTTTCGGGCGAGCGCCAGGTGAGGATGACGCGCGCCTGCGGATAGGCTTCGATCAGCTCACGCCAATAGAAGGCCGAGGGCCAGTCGACGCAGGATTTATATCCCGCGAAGAGCTGGGCCCAGTCGGGCGCCTCGCCCCTGGCCAGCGCCCGCCAGAGCCGCTTCTGCTTCGCATGCCCCATGACCTCCGACATATGGTGGCAAGGACCGAAGCCGAGCATGGTCAGCGCCTCGCGCATCGAGTCCGTGCCGGTCCGGCCGAAGCCGGTTCCAATCACCATCAGCGACATTTCCCCCTCCTCCACTACTCCCGTCTTTAAGCGGTTGCGGTCAACCTCCCTGGACCACGAGCCGCAGGCGGTTGCCTTCCGGATCGGCGGTCGAAATCGCGCCACCTTCCCTTCTCGCCGGCGCATTGGCCGTTTCGAGCCTGCGCGCCACGGCGGCAAGCTCGTGGGCGGAACCGAGCTCGACGGTGAAATAGTCCAGGCCGGCGGCATCGGGCGGCGGTTCGCGCAGCTCGCCGCGCGCCCAGATGTTGAAGGCGATCATATGCGCGCGGCGCTCGGTGCCGCAGTCGAACATGCCGAAGGTCCGGGACTGGATATGCGGCCGGAAGCCGAGCACGCCGAGATAGAATTCCATCAGCGCCTCGGGCGCGCGGGCGCGCAAATGGATGTGGCCGATAAAGGCGTCTTGCGCCATCCTGGGCTCGACATGGCCGGAATTGCCGAGGTCGCGCAATAGGCTAGAGACGTCCAGCGGCTCCAGCCCGGAATGCGCGCTGCCGTCGACGGCAATCAGCGACACGCGGCCGTCGGGCGAGACCTCGCGGCGCAGCAGGCGTTCAGGCGTGTCGAAGCATATCTCGATGCCGTTGCCGGACGGGTCAGAGACGTAGAGCGATTCCGAAACGAGGTGGTCCTGGGCGCTGTATCGCAACCCCGACGCCTTGAGGCGGGCGGCCGCATGCGCGAGGTCGCGGCGGGTGGTGACGTGGATGGCGACATGGAAGAGATCGCGCGACTTCTGCGGCAGGGCGACTTCCGCGCCCGCATGGAGCACGATCAGCGTCCGGCCGCCGGCCCCGAGCTGCGCTAGAACGGCGTCCTCGCCGGCCGGCGCCAGTCCGACAGTGTCGCGCCAGACGGTCAAGGCGGCCGGAATGTCGGTCACCTTGAGATGGACCGGCCCGAGACACGTGGCCTGAGACAGCAATCCTTCGTCCATCGTCGTCTGCTCGATTGCGGTCGATGGATATATTAGCTCCGAATGATATTTATGTCTCGCGCCAAGTTCGGATTGACCCCTCCCCGG
This region of Mesorhizobium sp. M2A.F.Ca.ET.046.03.2.1 genomic DNA includes:
- a CDS encoding ankyrin repeat domain-containing protein; the protein is MRDDGECGTLSQDAASEWPAPCRRDPWSGGHHSGRRLEADGGHYDCIQALVRHPQIDIDARADYNGRTALIEAAGNWHLDAVTLLVEHGADVNAADKTGRNSALIEAIKGRHFAVAQYLLDTGKVNFLNKDMRLNALIWAGSARNAELIEQLDAAIHSFFEGK
- a CDS encoding DUF1330 domain-containing protein; the encoded protein is MAAYLIADVDVTDMAMFDEYRREVPATEARYGGHYLARGGTTRVLEGDWEPHRLVIIEFPDMAAITAWYDSPEYERLKQIRFRCAHTRIIALEGVAPA
- a CDS encoding GNAT family N-acetyltransferase; amino-acid sequence: MAGQELQYRTATRDDIERISALMGLAIAELQKPFLDDAQIESSRAIMGLDTQLIDDGTYFVVTCAGALAGCGGWSRRSTMYGGDKTPGRSAALLDPARDAARVRAMYTHPDFVRRGVGRLILSLCEERGRKASGVSSSARLWPESRSTGHAATSRARGSSTTPAARRCRS
- a CDS encoding ankyrin repeat domain-containing protein, which produces MTASLEAEDARNWSDLLVAAEKGDAETVRAELAAGADINQTDEGGWSALHLAAHNARMAVLEALIARPAIDVNSRNKWKSTPLSLAAAKGHYDCIQALVRHPQIDIDARADYYGRTALIEAARNGHLDAVTLLVEHGADVNAADKTGRNSALIEAIKGRHFAVAQYLLETRKVNFLNKDMRLNALIWAGSTRNAELIEQLDEAIHRFFEGK
- a CDS encoding DUF1330 domain-containing protein, yielding MAAYLIADVDITDMAMFDEYRREVPATEARYGGHYLARGGATRVLEGDWEPHRLVIIEFPDMAAITAWYDSPEYERLKQIRFRCAHTRIIALEGVAPA
- a CDS encoding GNAT family N-acetyltransferase, encoding MSFSTKPLDMATWPDFAALVERHNGVWCGCWCMAFHAKGSGAVGNREAKEARVREGSTHAALVFDGSACVGWCQFGPTGELPRIKHRRAYEDGQAVLPDWRITCFFSDKAFRGKGVAAAALAGALAEIGRLGGGTVESYPEDAQGRTVAGAFLHNGTLAMFERQGFSRNRQIGKHRWVVEKRVAARG
- a CDS encoding cation:proton antiporter, which codes for MLNRRRSPSVWIALAAAALALMPAVAFAAEKTGMSSEGIFVAELILLLVVGRGIGEVLEALGQPAVMGQLIGGILLGPSLLGWVWPAAERLVFAGDPTHKSMINAVAQLGVLMLLLLTGMETDLRLVRRVGRACFSISAAGVAVPFALGFIAAQFMPETLLAAGGERIVAGLFLGTALSISSVKIVAMVVRDMNFMRRDLGQIIVSSAIIEDTIGWVVVAITIGIATKGRIEIASLAFTVAGVALFMAFSFTLGRRIVFDAIRWTNDTFRSEYAVVTVILAIMGVMALITDLIGVHTVLGAFVAGILVGESPILSRHIEGQLRGIITALFMPVFFGVAGLSADLTVLVDPQLALLTVALVVIASIGKFGGAFIGAEVAGMSRAEGIAVGCGMNARGSTEVIVASIGLSMGVLSHNLFTMILTMAVITTLAMPPTLRWALRRLPIGEKEKKRLEREEIDQRGFVANLERLLVVVDEGVVGRFAAYLAGVIGAGKPTTVLHSSGETDAEPTEGLHLEEIEKGAEDSREATREGDEEPMREAPVTRRQHEVLSAEAVASEARKGYGMLLVGLGRAVTAKGGFSHRLNEVAGAFDGPLCLVLKPASAGRQMPKLDPGSGKILVPVNGTAVARRGAELALAIAAVTGAPVKMLYVARGGRDEPRDTVSHRRREAVLKDIVALADRYGVEIETAIRSRAAAADAIARQAGRNVSLIVMGVSRRQGEELIFGETTTAVLRRGPCPVVLISDERVQRDESEREAVRTGAGTG
- a CDS encoding DUF2270 domain-containing protein: MSQTKAAKSTDAARAAKSIEANAPARSTEKAAPPRASDTLALKLSSPEFTTTLSHFHRAEIARMAGWRDRLDRTSNWAITVVAAMLSVSLSTPSAHHGVLLFAMLLITLLLWIEARRYRFFDVYRARVRQFERYYFAQIFSPQPDYASNWLAILGEGLRSPRFLITQRAALIRRLRRNYIFMYTILLLAWILKITTPSLSREGSPIGFGASLVDTFRVATLGPIPGVIVVSGVAVCYLALLAAALLVRADDGELSVGDVHV
- a CDS encoding diguanylate cyclase, translated to MRIKSLIIVSMVSAAALIGLVGAVAVFTQLKAARYLGLNEATNVARELADTIVFKPYDGAPSLLDRPDALKRYLDQQHRRARRDFIVVDSSKRIVAHAADEEHIAGETFDHDPGNEVGLTLQDGVPRRFVDPNEVNAILAVPIEQNEDTIVGAALLEYDPVLTAAEQRTNGLLWLVGLSTAAAMLIAAGFAWVLLSRFGSGLKDMMRGMQALAQGDAMTRIGDGRNDEFGQLADGFNTMADQLASARAHIEDIVETAAEGIAVLDAEGRIASVNPAAATMIGRRADKIVGLQWDAALTLHDPKGAEFASGASPVEMALATGRQQQREIRLVRLDGSQIPIIASCSPLSRSDGGLVLTLNDISELRRAEGVVNERADQLAILNRELHEKSETTARLVKLGELLQACVTFPEAFSVVGTAMTEFLGGLSGSVHLTSASRNLVEEMAHWGDVRSSVNQFAPEDCWALRRGQEHVVGPGLLTPRCAHITENGNKGYVCMPLAAQGETLGIMHLCEPNAAEKPQWLTERQQILRGVVDTLALALANLRLRETLRQQSIRDPNTGLFNRRYLEETSSRELRRMERSSQPLAVIMLDVDHFKQFNDTFGHEAGDLVLKQVAATLIEHARDSDVVSRYGGEEFALVMPGCSLEEGAQRAETLRQAIKHLHLAHRGRTLGTVTASFGVAAYPEHGTGWAEITNAADHAQYDAKAEGRDRVVVARSTPPGERPAIQLVPSAKAGTEVKG
- a CDS encoding sulfotransferase family protein, with translation MSLMVIGTGFGRTGTDSMREALTMLGFGPCHHMSEVMGHAKQKRLWRALARGEAPDWAQLFAGYKSCVDWPSAFYWRELIEAYPQARVILTWRSPESWWESFEKTLLPAIAGSTDQESLGIALVANQVFGGRPQDRAHAIAVYRDNVEAVLNTVPAERLLVHKLGDGWAPLCSHLGVPVPEESYPARNTTQEFRSALGIVQ
- a CDS encoding VOC family protein encodes the protein MDEGLLSQATCLGPVHLKVTDIPAALTVWRDTVGLAPAGEDAVLAQLGAGGRTLIVLHAGAEVALPQKSRDLFHVAIHVTTRRDLAHAAARLKASGLRYSAQDHLVSESLYVSDPSGNGIEICFDTPERLLRREVSPDGRVSLIAVDGSAHSGLEPLDVSSLLRDLGNSGHVEPRMAQDAFIGHIHLRARAPEALMEFYLGVLGFRPHIQSRTFGMFDCGTERRAHMIAFNIWARGELREPPPDAAGLDYFTVELGSAHELAAVARRLETANAPARREGGAISTADPEGNRLRLVVQGG